CGGGGACGAGAAGCGCCAGCCGGCCAAGTTCGGCGACGAGGCCACGAACGCGCTGCTGACCTTTCTCGGTTTCCGTGACATCCAGCGCACCCCCGACCCTCACCATCCGCACGACATGATCTCCGCGACCCCGGACACGGTCCCGGGTTTCATCCTCACCAACGGCACCGACGTCTTCGGCCGCTGCGTGGCGTTCGCCTGCCCGGGGGACCCGCCGGGGGCCAGCGGCTACGAGCTGGACGTGTCGGTGAAGCTCCTGAAGGAGAGGACGGCCAACTACGAGCTGCTCCGCCTGGGTCTGGCGTATCCGACGTTCTACCAGGGACTGCTTCCCGTCCTGCGCGACGCGCTGGCCGAGGGCAAGGCGGAGGCTCAGGCAGGTATCGGAGTAGGCATCTGGAACACCACGGGCAACGCGTTCGGCGACGTGACCCTCAGCGGGGCGAAGATCACCGGGATGCAGTCGATCACCGACGACGTGGTGATCCTCCCGAAGCTGTTCCGCCGCCTGAAGGAGTACTTCTCGCTGGGCCACATCACGCTCGACGCCTTCCCCGCCTATCTGGCCGGAGCCGCGGACAAGTTCCTCGACCTGACGCAGGCCGACCCGAAGGAGCAGATCGGGCTCCACCGGATCGTCGAGATCACCGACAGCAACACCGTGAGGATGACGCTCCCTCCGGAGAAGATCCTCTTCAAGCCGAAGTGAGGCCTCCCGCAGGCCCGACTCCGCCCCTACCATCCCGTCCATGTCGATCATCTCGTCCATACCCGTGCTCAAGGGCCACGGCGGCACCGATCTGACCGCCGCCTCCGAGGGGCTGCTCCTGCGGAGCCGTCACGACGAGCTCTCGATCCCCGGCCAGGCCGTGGCCCGGGTGCGGGCCGAAGGGGGGTCCGTCGCCGTCGAGCTGCGGGTTCCCGCCGGGGCCGCGCCGGTGGCCCACCGGATCGAGGGTGTGGACGAGACCGCCGCCACCGCCTTCGCCGACGGCGTGAACTCCCTGCTGCTCGAACCGGACGAGGAGGTCGACGGCCGGTCCCTCGTCGTCCTGAGGACCTTCAGGACGCGCCGGGAGCGGTCGGCCCTGCGCCGGATGAAGTGGTCGGCGCTCGGCTGCCTCGTGGCGGTGGTCGCCCTGTCCGTGATCGGCGGGGTGGCGGGAGGCTTCGTCTATCCCGTCGCGATCGTCCCGATCGGGGTCCTCACGGGCGCGTGCCTCGTGGCCGGCGTGCACGAGCTGGGGGCGTGGACCCACCGGCGGCGCGTGCGCGGGCACGGCGTCAAGGAGTTCGCCCGGCCGGCCAATGTGCCGGGGACGTACCTCTATGTCGACAGGAGCGGGATGACCCGTACCGTGTCCAGTTTCGGCTCCGGGCCGTACGTCGAGATCGCCTACGACCCGGAGGATCCGGCGGACGTCTGCACCCTGAAGCCGGGCTTCGGGCAGCGCCTCAACATCTGGCTGGGGACGTTCCTCTTCGTCTGCGGGCTCGGCGGCGCGGCGGCGCTGGCGGTCATCACGGTCGACGCCCTCGGGTCCTAGTCGCCCTTTGGGAAGTCATAAGTCTGCCTTATGAGGCCATAGACCGGAGGCGGGTACCACCCCGCGCGAAGAGTTATTTAGGGTGGCCTAAGTGTCGGCGGCTTCGCCGCCACGTCGCTTGCGAAGGGAACCCAGTCATGCCCCGCCCCCTCCGGGTCGCGATCGTCGGCGCCGGCCCCGCCGGAATCTACGCCGCCGATGCGCTGCTGAAGTCCGAGGCCGCCGCCGAGCCGGGCGTGTCGATCGACCTCTTCGAGCGGATGCCCGCGCCCTTCGGCCTCATCCGCTACGGCGTCGCCCCCGACCACCCGCGCATCAAGGGCATCATCACCGCCCTCCACCAGGTCCTCGACAAGCCGCAGGTCCGCCTCTTCGGCAACGTGAACTACGGCACCGACGTCCACCTCGACGACCTGCGCTCCTTCTACGACGCGGTGATCTTCTCCACCGGCGCCATGTTCGACCGCGAGCTGAAGATCCCCGGCGTGGAGCTGGACGGCTCGTACGGCGCCGCCGACTTCGCGTCCTGGTACGACGGCCACCCGGACGTGCCGCGCACCTGGCCCCTGAAGGCCGAGAAGGTCGCCGTCCTCGGCGTCGGCAACGTGGCGCTCGACATCGCGCGCATCCTCGCCAAGACGGCGGACGAGCTGCTCCCGACCGAGATCCCGGCGAACGTCTACGAGGGCCTCAAGGCCAACAAGGCCGTCGAGATCCACGTCTTCGGCCGCCGCGGCCCGGCGCAGGCGAAGTTCAGCCCGATGGAGCTGCGCGAGCTCGACCACTCGCCGAACATCGAGGTCATCGTCAACCCCGAGGACATCGACTACGACGAGGGCTCGATCGCCGAGCGCCGCAAGAACAAGCAGACCGACATGGTCGCCAAGACCCTGGAGAACTGGGCGATCCGCGACGTCGGCGACCGCCCGCACAAGCTCTTCCTGCACTTCTTCGAGTCCCCCGTCGAGATCCTCGGCGAGGACGGCCAGGTCGTCGGCCTGCGCACGGAGCGCACCGAGCTCGACGGCACGGGCAACGTCAAGGGCACCGGCACCACCACGGACTGGGACGTCCAGGCGGTCTACCGCGCGGTCGGCTACCTCTCCGACGAGCTGCCCAAGATCCCCTGGGACGCCGTCTCCGGCACCATCCCGGACGAGGGCGGCCGCGTGATCGAGGAGACCGGCGCGCACCTGGCCTCCACGTACTGCACCGGCTGGATCCGGCGCGGCCCCGTCGGCCTCATCGGCCACACCAAGGGCGACGCCAACGAGACCGTCGCGAACCTCCTGGACGACTTCGCGAACGGGCGCCTGCTCACCCCGGAGACCCCGGAGGAGGACGCGGTCGTGTCCTTCCTTGAGGGCAAGGGCGTCACGTACACGACGTGGGAGGGCTGGTACGCCCTCGACGCCGCCGAGAAGGCGCTCGGCGAGCCGCAGGGCCGCGAGCGCGTGAAGATCGTCGAGCGCGAGGACATGCTGCGCGCCAGCGGCGCGCTCGGCTAGCGGCTCGCGGGGCCCTCACCTCTTCCCGGTCCTACGCTGGAAAGGACCCGGAAGAGGTGAGGGCCATGTCCGCACCCACGATCGACGGGATCGCGCGGGCGAGGACCGCGGCGGCGCGGGAGTCCTGGGCCGAGGCGTACGAACTGCTGCACGCCCACGACGCGCACCCCTCCCGCGCGCTGACCGCCGACGACCTGATGACCCTGGCCGACGCGTCCTGGTGGGCGGGCCACGTCGACGAGTCCGTCGCGGCCCGGCTGCGGGCGCACGCGGCGTACGTGGCGGGCGGCGACCACCGGGGCGCGGGCCTTGCCTCCTGGTGGCTGTCGTACGAGTACGAGGGCCTCGGGCGGCCCGCGGCGGCGGCCGACTGGCTGCACCGGGCCCACCATCACCTGGACGACGAGCCGCCCTGCCCGGAGCAGTGCTTCCTCGCGTGGAGCGAGGCGGAGGAGGCGTCGGCCCGCGGCGACAGCGCGGCGGCCCTCGCCGCGGCCCGGCGCATGACCCGGCTCGCCGTCCGCTCCGGCAGCCCGGACCTGCTGGCCCTGAGCCGCCACGCCCAGGCCTCCGTCCTCCTCGCCGACGGCCACCGCGCCGAGGCCCTCGCGCTCCTCGACGACGCGATGTGCGCGGTCTCGGCGGGCGAACTGAGCGGCCTGTTCACGGGCTGGCTTTACTGCCTGGCCCTGCCCCGGTGCATGCAGGCGGCGGACTTCGCCCGGGCGGTGGAGTGGACGAACGCGGCGATGGAATGGTGCGCTGCGCCGTGGACGGGCCGGCCGACGGAGGCCGAGCCCGCCGAGGCCGCCGCCCCGCTCCCCGTGGAGACGTTCCCTGTGAAGACGCTCCCCATGGAGACCCCCCTCACCGTCCCCTCCGGCGAGAACCCCTTCCGGGGCCCCTGCCGGGCGTACCGCGTCGAGGTGCTCGACCTCCTCGGGGCGTGGGAGCTCGCGGAGTCGGAGGCGCGG
The DNA window shown above is from Streptomyces vietnamensis and carries:
- a CDS encoding FAD-dependent oxidoreductase; this encodes MPRPLRVAIVGAGPAGIYAADALLKSEAAAEPGVSIDLFERMPAPFGLIRYGVAPDHPRIKGIITALHQVLDKPQVRLFGNVNYGTDVHLDDLRSFYDAVIFSTGAMFDRELKIPGVELDGSYGAADFASWYDGHPDVPRTWPLKAEKVAVLGVGNVALDIARILAKTADELLPTEIPANVYEGLKANKAVEIHVFGRRGPAQAKFSPMELRELDHSPNIEVIVNPEDIDYDEGSIAERRKNKQTDMVAKTLENWAIRDVGDRPHKLFLHFFESPVEILGEDGQVVGLRTERTELDGTGNVKGTGTTTDWDVQAVYRAVGYLSDELPKIPWDAVSGTIPDEGGRVIEETGAHLASTYCTGWIRRGPVGLIGHTKGDANETVANLLDDFANGRLLTPETPEEDAVVSFLEGKGVTYTTWEGWYALDAAEKALGEPQGRERVKIVEREDMLRASGALG
- a CDS encoding helix-turn-helix domain-containing protein, whose product is MSAPTIDGIARARTAAARESWAEAYELLHAHDAHPSRALTADDLMTLADASWWAGHVDESVAARLRAHAAYVAGGDHRGAGLASWWLSYEYEGLGRPAAAADWLHRAHHHLDDEPPCPEQCFLAWSEAEEASARGDSAAALAAARRMTRLAVRSGSPDLLALSRHAQASVLLADGHRAEALALLDDAMCAVSAGELSGLFTGWLYCLALPRCMQAADFARAVEWTNAAMEWCAAPWTGRPTEAEPAEAAAPLPVETFPVKTLPMETPLTVPSGENPFRGPCRAYRVEVLDLLGAWELAESEARLACREVPVDCLESAAAAYYAAGDVQRRQGRLAEAAASYAHAHELGRIPQPGLALLRLAQGRAEAAVAGVDLALACQSDPRHDLLGRARLLAARTEVALAVRDVPGAAGAAAELEVLAGDVPLLRAMADTARGAVALAETRPEPALRLLRRALAGWLELRVPYEAAQVRMLLASADRAVGDEEAARLELGAARAVFERLGAVPDARRAAALLTGGLTAREAEVLRLVASGGTNKDIAQALVISEHTVARHLNNIFAKLAVNSRAAATAYAHDLA